The Peptostreptococcaceae bacterium genome includes the window AAATGTATCCTGTTATATGTCTTAAAGGCGCTTTCAAGTCATGGGATATGGAATAGGAAAGCTCTTCTAACTCTTTGTTCACAGATTTCAGTTGAGCCGTTCTCTCAGTGACACGAGATTCCAATTGGTTGTTGATCTCTTCTATTTTTTTCGTTCAATAAAAAGCTCTTTGTTGGCATTGATTAACTCTGCTGCTCGTTTATCTTTCTCTTTGTTCTGGAAAACCAGTTCTTTGTTGGCAATAAGTAACGCTGCTGCTCTGTCAGCCTTCTCATTGTTTTGAAAGGCAAGCTCTGTATTAGCAATGACTAACTCTGCTGCACGTTTATCTTTCTCTTCGTTTTTCCCATATATCTCCAATCGTTGCGTCAGGGAATTAGTGTTGTCGTTCAGGCTAAACTGCTGTCTCACGTTCGCTATAAATGCCATCACCTTTCACATTAATCCTTTTTTAGTACGCACGGGCAAGGTAGACCATATGTTTAGCTTTCTTTCCACAGAATGGGCATACGTCCGAAATATTTTCCTGCTCGAAAGGTATGCATCTTATTGTAGCTCCGGTCTCTTCCTTGATTGCTTCCTCGCATTCCTTGTCTCCGCACCACATAGCCTTCATGAATCCGGGACTTTCCTTCATTTTTTTCTTGAAATCATCATAGTCTGTTATTGTATATGTTTTCTCGTCTCGCATCCTTTTGGCTTTTTCAAACATGTTATTGTGTATGTCATCCAAAAGCTTTGCAATATATTCGCCCAAATTTTCCATAGAAACGGCTTCTTTTTCAAGGGTATCTCTTCTGGCTACCATGACTTGATTATTCTTAATATCTCTCGGTCCTATTTCTATACGAATAGGAACTCCCTTCATTTCATACTCGTTGAACTTCCATCCGACAGTATTCATCGTATCAGAATCCGTTTCGACCCTAATTCCCGCATTCTTCAATTCATTGTGTATTTTTTCAGCCTCTTCTAAAACGCCACCCTTATTTTGAGCAATCGGTATTATGATTACTTGTATCGGTGCCATTCTTGGCGGCAGAACCAATCCTCTATTGTCTCCATGCACCATGATTATCCCACCGATAAGTCGGGTTGAAACGCCCCATGATGTTTGATACGGAAACTCTATTTTTCCGGTTCTTCCTTGGAAATTGATGTCGAATGCTTTAGTAAAATGTTGCCCTAGATTGTGTGAAGTCCCAGCTTGGAGAGCTTTTCCGTCATGCATAAGCGCTTCCATCGTGTATGTTTCATGGGCTCCCGCAAATTTTTCACTGTCGCTCTTTTGTCCGACAATAACCGGGATAGCCATCAATTCCTCAGCGGATTCCTTATACACGTTTAGCATCCTAAGAGTCTCCTCCTGAGCCTCCTCCGCCGTCTCATGAATAGTATGGCCTTCCTGCCACAAAAATTCCGATGTTCTAAGGAACGGCCTGGTGCTTTTTTCCCATCTTACGACGCTGCACCATTGATTGTAGAGATAAGGCAACTCCCTGTATGAGCTAAGCCATTTAGCATACATCGAGCAAATGATAGTCTCCGAGGTAGGACGAATGCAAAGACGTTCCGCAAGTCTTTCGTTTCCCCCATGTGTTACCCATGCCACTTCCGGTGCAAAACCCTTGACGTGCTCCTTTTCCTTGTTTAAAAGGCTTTCCGGAATCAGCAGGGGAAAATAGCAATTTTTATGTCCAGTTTCCTTGAAGCGCCTGTCCATATCGCTTTGAATCGCTTCCCACAAAGCATATCCATACGGCTTTATTACCATGAATCCCTTAACGGGCGAATAATCTACCAGGTCCGTCTTTTTAATTACATCTGTGTACCATTGAGGAAAGTCGACTTCCATAGGTGTTATTTCTTGTACAAATTTTTTCTCGTTCTTATCCATTTTTAGTCCTCCTGTGTGTTTTTTTATATTAAAAAGCCTCCGTCTCTAGATAGAGACGAAGGCTCGCGGTACCACTCTAATTAATCCAATAGGATTCACTTATTGCAGCTTTAACGGACTGCCGGCGCGCCATTTTTCAATGGGGGCTCAGAGACGGGATAGACATACCTGCATGGAAAACCTTTCAGCCAATGGATTTTCCTTTCTTTTTGCAACGTTCAGTGTCATTTTTCCTCTTCATTGCCTTGTTGTTTTGTAAATTACTAACATGATATAAAAAATTTCTTTCCTTGTCAATCAAGATTTTCAAGTTTGTCAATTAAAGCAACCGCCTGCGCCGATATGCCCTCTTCCCTGCCTTCAAAACCTAGGCCTTCTGTAGTAGTCGCCTTTATGCCTATTAGGTTTTCATCAACTCCGGAAGCCTCCGCCAAGCATTTCTTCATTGCTTCCGAATATACTCCTATTTTAGGCTTTTGCGCTATTACAACCGTATCAATATTTACAATTCCAAAACCTTTCTTGTAGAGCATTCCACAAACCTTTTTAAGTATAAGCAAACTTGAAATGCCCTTTATTGAATCATCCGTATCCGGAAAATGACGACCTATGTCACCCATTGCCGCCGCTCCAAGCAATGCATCGCAAATGGCATGAACCAAGACATCGGCATCCGAATGACCTTTAAGCCCCATATCGCAGGGTATCTCTACGCCTCCCAAAATCAATGGCTTTCCTGGCGTAAAGCGGTGTACATCGTAACCGATTCCTACTCTCATGATTCCATCTCCCTTTTATTCTTCACGAGGATTTCTCCCAATGCAACATCTTCCGGAGAAGTCAGCTTTATGTTTCCATATGCACCTGCCGATATTGCCACTTTTCCGCCACAAGCCTCAACGAGCATAGCATCGTCAGTTCCCTCAAAACCTTCTGCATGTGCTTTTTCATGAGCCATGCGTATCAATTCGTAATTAAAGGCCTGAGGCGTCTGTACGCTGAATAGGGAGTCCCTTCGGGGGGTGCTGTCAACAAACTGGCCATCTAGCGACTGTTTAACGGTATCCTTTATTGGAACAGCCGCCACGCACGCCCCATAAAGCTTCGCTTTATGTATACACTCCGCAATAATCTCTTCGGTTACGAATGGCCTTGCTCCATCATGAACAACAAGTATTTCAGTGTCTTCCGGAGCAGCAATAATGCCTTTTTCTACCGACTCCTGGCGGCTTGATCCACCATTTACCAATATTATTTTCCCCTTAATGTCAAGATCCTTAAGCACATAGTTGTCAACCGTCACTCGATCTCCTTCCGGTATAACCAATACGACCGAATCTATTTCATCCATCTTGAGGAAAACTTCCAGCGAATACGAAAGAACCGGTTTACCTGCTAATTCGATATATTGTTTTTTCACGCCGTTTCCCATTCGGGATCCGCTTCCGGCGGCGGCTATAACTGCAGTAACAATCATATTCGGAGTTCTCCTTTTATGGCAAAAGCCAAGGCGGCAACATATATCTAATGCGCATTCCCTGGCTCATACTTTTTATTCTAGCTTTACGCATGCTTCGTTTTTGCAAAAATCATTCGTCCAGCAGAAGTCTGAAGAACGCTTGTGACTATGACAATGACATGTTTTCCAACATACCGCCTTCCTCCATCAACTACAATCATCGTCCCATCATCCAAATAGCCGATTCCCTGTCCGGCCTCTTTGCCTTCCTTAATGATTTGAGTATCCATTTCTTCCCCTGCAAGTACTATCGATTTGACTGAGTTCGTTAAATCATTGATATTAAGGACTTGAACACCCTGCAGGTCAGCAACCTTGTTAAGATTAAAATCGTTTGTTACAACTTTTCCATTCATCTGCTGCGCAAGTTTGACAAGCTTGCTGTCAACCTCTGAAACATCATCAAAATCGATATCTACAATTACTACTTCTATCTCGAGTTCCTTTTGTATCTTGCTCAGAATGTCGAGTCCGCGCCTTCCCCTATTCCTCTTGAGGTTGTCCGATGAATCAGCTATGTGCTGAAGCTCTTCCAATACAAATTCCGGTATAACCAAAGGACCTTCCACAAAACCAGTTTTGCATATATCTGCTATTCTACCGTCTATTATGACGCTTGTATCTAGAATTTTAGGTTTACATCCCTCTACAAAAGACATTTTGTATTTCTGCTTTTCTCCCGCATTCTTGAATTTGGCAGGCAAGGCCAGCATTTCAGGTGTATTTTTCACGCCTATTCTCACTCCAAGGAATCCCAAGAAAAGATATAGGAATGCAGACATTATGTTACCAACAAACGGAATCGGTATATTAAGCAACAATTGACTTATGAGATAAGCAATTATAAGTCCAATTATGAGTCCGATAGCTCCCGCCATAATAACCGCGGCCGGAATGTTTTGAAGCTCTCGTTCAGCCCAATATACGAGATTGCAACCCTTTTCTTTTATGTATGGGGCAAAAAGATACATAACCATCGCGAAGATTAAAGCTCCAAATATATTCGCGACAACCCGCGGCATGGGTCCCACTGAAATAAGATTTTGACTTTCCACAAAATCAATCAACAGAAGACTTAATGCATATCCTATAAGCGCGCCAATAAGAGATGTTACACTTTTAATAATTTTATCCGACATACATTCACCCCCTTCCCTTTTTATTTAAGCACTATGAATATTCTATACCCCCAAGCAATTCAATACAATTACAAAAGAGTTAAAAAACAATCAAAAAAGACCAAGTGCTTTTCGGCACTTGGTCTTGCCACTTTACTGTATGGAATCCTCAATTATTTCTCCGATTTTTACATCATCGTAATCTGTTGCAAAAGCCAATTCACTCACAAGTATCTGCTTTGCATTATTCAACATTTTTTTCTCGCCTGTAGAAAGACCTTTTTCTCTGTCAAGCAAAACAAGATTTCTTACCACAGCCGAAACTTCGTCGATTTTCCCGCTTTTCAGTCTTTCCATATTGGAGCGGTATCTCCTATTCCAATTGTCAGGCATTTCCGTTCTGTCAGCCTTGAGAATCTCAATGACATCTTGAAACCCTTCGCTTTCTATAACACCTCTTATCCCCATATTGCCTGCGTTGTTCATCGGAATCATAACCTTCATATTC containing:
- a CDS encoding proline--tRNA ligase, giving the protein MDKNEKKFVQEITPMEVDFPQWYTDVIKKTDLVDYSPVKGFMVIKPYGYALWEAIQSDMDRRFKETGHKNCYFPLLIPESLLNKEKEHVKGFAPEVAWVTHGGNERLAERLCIRPTSETIICSMYAKWLSSYRELPYLYNQWCSVVRWEKSTRPFLRTSEFLWQEGHTIHETAEEAQEETLRMLNVYKESAEELMAIPVIVGQKSDSEKFAGAHETYTMEALMHDGKALQAGTSHNLGQHFTKAFDINFQGRTGKIEFPYQTSWGVSTRLIGGIIMVHGDNRGLVLPPRMAPIQVIIIPIAQNKGGVLEEAEKIHNELKNAGIRVETDSDTMNTVGWKFNEYEMKGVPIRIEIGPRDIKNNQVMVARRDTLEKEAVSMENLGEYIAKLLDDIHNNMFEKAKRMRDEKTYTITDYDDFKKKMKESPGFMKAMWCGDKECEEAIKEETGATIRCIPFEQENISDVCPFCGKKAKHMVYLARAY
- a CDS encoding 2-C-methyl-D-erythritol 2,4-cyclodiphosphate synthase, translating into MRVGIGYDVHRFTPGKPLILGGVEIPCDMGLKGHSDADVLVHAICDALLGAAAMGDIGRHFPDTDDSIKGISSLLILKKVCGMLYKKGFGIVNIDTVVIAQKPKIGVYSEAMKKCLAEASGVDENLIGIKATTTEGLGFEGREEGISAQAVALIDKLENLD
- the ispD gene encoding 2-C-methyl-D-erythritol 4-phosphate cytidylyltransferase — translated: MIVTAVIAAAGSGSRMGNGVKKQYIELAGKPVLSYSLEVFLKMDEIDSVVLVIPEGDRVTVDNYVLKDLDIKGKIILVNGGSSRQESVEKGIIAAPEDTEILVVHDGARPFVTEEIIAECIHKAKLYGACVAAVPIKDTVKQSLDGQFVDSTPRRDSLFSVQTPQAFNYELIRMAHEKAHAEGFEGTDDAMLVEACGGKVAISAGAYGNIKLTSPEDVALGEILVKNKREMES
- a CDS encoding PIN/TRAM domain-containing protein, with product MSDKIIKSVTSLIGALIGYALSLLLIDFVESQNLISVGPMPRVVANIFGALIFAMVMYLFAPYIKEKGCNLVYWAERELQNIPAAVIMAGAIGLIIGLIIAYLISQLLLNIPIPFVGNIMSAFLYLFLGFLGVRIGVKNTPEMLALPAKFKNAGEKQKYKMSFVEGCKPKILDTSVIIDGRIADICKTGFVEGPLVIPEFVLEELQHIADSSDNLKRNRGRRGLDILSKIQKELEIEVVIVDIDFDDVSEVDSKLVKLAQQMNGKVVTNDFNLNKVADLQGVQVLNINDLTNSVKSIVLAGEEMDTQIIKEGKEAGQGIGYLDDGTMIVVDGGRRYVGKHVIVIVTSVLQTSAGRMIFAKTKHA
- a CDS encoding CarD family transcriptional regulator; translated protein: MFNIGDVIVYPMHGAGVVQSIEEKEVLGETHKYYTLMLPLRNMKVMIPMNNAGNMGIRGVIESEGFQDVIEILKADRTEMPDNWNRRYRSNMERLKSGKIDEVSAVVRNLVLLDREKGLSTGEKKMLNNAKQILVSELAFATDYDDVKIGEIIEDSIQ